In Euphorbia lathyris chromosome 10, ddEupLath1.1, whole genome shotgun sequence, a single genomic region encodes these proteins:
- the LOC136208349 gene encoding F-box/LRR-repeat protein At1g67190-like produces MLSIDMDHLPVEVIGNILSHLKAARDIVIASTTCRKWRHAWRSNLQSLSFNYHEWPGYRDLANADLEILITETIFQTVGLQDLYIYMDDTQEFSVASVIAWLMYTRETLRKFHYNVRTSTRFNIIEKCVRHHKLEELVLAYNSISGVEPSYQKFPCLRLLVLSYVSVSALDLGLLLTVCPKIETFMLVSPDISMSDAQATMELSSSSLKHIYLDGVRLDKFTLEAGSLEKLHLKDCTLELFELIGKGSLRVLKIDDVNLLYFDIGESTANLEVVDVSNFTITGPKFCNMISRSAKLTRLKLWGVVFEDQVVDWETMPVCFPHLTHLSLNYDLRDNALCDLRGDDVLRGSLNVSHQFNNVVVLELGWTVINDLFTEWVAVLLARCPNLRRLVIHGVVSEAETHYECQILANFTSTIVRLMRKYMNVEVQFEYE; encoded by the coding sequence ATGTTGTCAATTGATATGGATCACCTTCCCGTTGAAGTAATCGGAAATATACTATCTCACCTTAAGGCTGCACGAGATATTGTGATTGCTTCCACCACTTGCAGGAAGTGGCGCCATGCTTGGCGTTCTAATCTTCAATCACTGTCCTTCAATTATCACGAATGGCCTGGTTATCGTGACCTCGCAAACGCCGATTTAGAAATTCTCATCACTGAGACAATTTTTCAAACAGTTGGTCTGCaagatttatatatttatatggatGATACACAGGAGTTCTCAGTTGCCTCAGTTATCGCTTGGTTGATGTATACTCGGGAGACTCTTCGGAAGTTCCATTATAATGTGAGGACATCCACAAGGTTTAACATAATTGAGAAATGTGTTAGGCATCATAAGCTGGAAGAGTTGGTTTTAGCTTATAATTCTATTTCTGGTGTTGAACCTAGTTATCAGAAATTTCCTTGCTTGAGATTACTTGTTCTGAGTTATGTTAGTGTTTCAGCTTTGGATTTGGGCCTTTTGTTAACTGTTTGTCCCAAGATTGAGACATTTATGCTTGTTAGTCCAGATATTAGCATGTCTGATGCTCAGGCAACTATGGAATTGAGCAGTTCTTCACTCAAGCATATCTATCTTGATGGAGTTAGGTTGGACAAATTCACATTGGAGGCTGGTAGTCTTGAGAAATTGCATTTAAAGGATTGTACTCTTGAGCTTTTCGAACTTATCGGAAAAGGCTCATTGAGGGTTCTGAAGATTGATGATGTTAATCTACTCTATTTCGACATTGGAGAGAGCACAGCTAATCTTGAGGTTGTGGATGTTAGCAACTTCACCATTACTGGACCAAAGTTCTGCAATATGATCTCAAGATCAGCAAAGCTAACCAGGCTTAAACTTTGGGGAGTGGTATTTGAAGATCAAGTTGTAGATTGGGAGACTATGCCTGTTTGTTTTCCTCATTTGACCCACCTATCACTGAATTACGACTTAAGAGACAATGCTCTTTGCGATTTAAGAGGCGATGATGTTCTTCGTGGTAGCTTGAATGTTTCCCATCAGTTTAACAATGTCGTGGTGTTGGAACTGGGATGGACTGTGATCAATGATCTATTTACAGAATGGGTTGCAGTTCTTCTAGCCAGATGCCCCAATTTGAGGAGACTGGTTATACATGGGGTTGTTTCTGAAGCTGAAACTCACTATGAGTGCCAGATTTTAGCTAACTTCACCTCAACCATTGTTCGGCTCATGAGGAAATACATGAATGTAGAGGTGCAGTTTGAGTATGAATAG
- the LOC136207983 gene encoding protein ABSCISIC ACID-INSENSITIVE 5 yields MVVTDSEVLSSGEVESPLQSDQHQKNNHHPFSSLGRQSSIYSLTLDEFQHTLCENGKNFGSMNMDEFLTSIWNAEENQVSNNHDQFNHGNNGGNHGGNDHVSSSARGVLISKQPSLPRQGSLSLPAPLCAKTVDEVWSEINREQPGRELGNSSNGNSTHVRNPDPSTPRQPTFGEMTLEDFLVKAGVVRQQGSAAAPSFPSQQQQFGFGTNSAAAIAAGFASKPVSGLGGGGAVGYQAMTPQGGEGSARNGGFGTQAGAAAQPVYGGRMGDGGGYAPSSMPVGGQMCPVSPDAMVNNGVNNADNQYGLDMGGLRGRKRVIDGPVEKVVERRQRRMIKNRESAARSRARKQAYTVELEAELNQLKEENNQLRHALAELEMKRKQQYLEELRMKAHGRTQKGKDNLRMMRRNLSSSF; encoded by the exons ATGGTGGTTACAGACTCTGAAGTTCTCTCTTCAGGTGAAGTAGAATCTCCATTACAATCCGATCAACACCAAAAGAATAATCATCATCCTTTCTCGTCGCTTGGACGACAATCATCCATCTACTCGCTCACTCTCGACGAATTCCAGCACACGCTCTGCGAGAATGGCAAGAATTTCGGGTCTATGAACATGGATGAATTCCTCACCAGCATATGGAATGCTGAGGAGAATCAAGTTAGTAATAATCATGACCAGTTCAATCATGGTAACAATGGAGGAAATCACGGAGGAAATGATCATGTTTCGAGTTCTGCTCGAGGTGTTTTGATATCGAAGCAACCGAGTTTGCCTAGACAAGGTTCGCTTAGCTTGCCTGCACCGTTGTGCGCGAAAACTGTGGATGAAGTGTGGTCTGAGATTAATAGGGAGCAGCCAGGACGGGAGCTTGGTAACAGCAGTAATGGGAATAGTACTCATGTGCGTAATCCTGATCCGTCTACCCCGAGACAGCCGacttttggggagatgacgtTGGAGGATTTTCTGGTCAAGGCAGGAGTAGTAAGGCAACAAGGCTCTGCTGCTGCACCTTCATTTCCATCGCAGCAACAGCAGTTCGGTTTTGGTACTAATTCTGCAGCAGCAATAGCCGCAGGTTTTGCTTCCAAGCCAGTTTCGGGACTCGGTGGAGGTGGTGCAGTTGGTTATCAGGCAATGACACCACAAGGTGGAGAGGGTTCGGCGAGGAATGGTGGGTTCGGAACACAGGCCGGAGCAGCAGCACAGCCGGTTTATGGGGGGAGAATGGGGGATGGAGGCGGGTATGCCCCAAGTTCTATGCCAGTAGGGGGGCAGATGTGCCCTGTGTCACCGGACGCTATGGTCAACAATGGTGTTAATAATGCTGACAATCAATATGGATTGGACATGGGTGGCTTAAGGGGGAGGAAGAGGGTTATAGATGGACCGGTGGAGAAGGTCGTCGAGAGGAGACAACGGAGGATGATCAAGAATCGAGAATCTGCTGCGCGGTCTAGAGCTAGAAAACAG GCATATACAGTTGAATTAGAAGCAGAGCTGAACCAACTAAAAGAAGAAAACAACCAGCTTAGGCATGCTCTG GCAGAGCTGGAGATGAAAAGAAAACAACAG TATCTTGAGGAATTGAGAATGAAAGCTCATGGCAGAACCCAAAAGGGTAAAGACAACTTGAGGATGATGAGAAGAAATTTGAGCTCTTCTTTCTAA